The following are encoded in a window of Chionomys nivalis chromosome X, mChiNiv1.1, whole genome shotgun sequence genomic DNA:
- the LOC130868541 gene encoding melanoma antigen preferentially expressed in tumors-like produces MDHKDPATLLDLAIQSLLSTETVIIQSLEEIPRELFIPLFTAAFLGGHKKTLTAMVKVWPFFCLHIGTLRGHEIHGELLKAIVDGLQVLPAVNSASRTSKLKILDLRHDVDRRTTCFQSRTSPFCFQSCSYSQTSAPKREGQRSTVNVVPEVELSSYPTELLVDLSLDGTLRAREFLSLLLSKVEESSGSLHLCCRDLQIDKLSEYKNTLKLVDLLCIEHLAVDQASLGDVTTLLSHMVHLDSLSLSKITLKSLNGKTFKSFLTQLERMKNLQELSLSFFCLTNRLHKLLRVLPPDLDFLNLPFCELSYRDFRFLSQCPQATQLKLLNLSNNPISWEDCEPFQTLMENVSGTLEYLEINHCLITDSTITSLIPALSHCSHLRVLSFASNPITMSMLVRILQNLIPLMELKYVVYPIPVHCYERWYFRGSLDRQKLADVHAQLKMMLQAAQRTDMTLITILE; encoded by the exons ATGGACCACAAGGACCCAGCCACACTGTTAGACCTTGCTATACAGAGTCTGCTCAGTACTGAGACTGTAATAATCCAATCACTTGAGGAGATTCCAAGAGAACTCTTTATTCCATTGTTCACTGCTGCTTTCTTGGGTGGACATAAGAAGACACTGACAGCAATGGTGAAGGTTTGGCCCTTTTTCTGTCTCCACATCGGAACATTAAGAGGACATGAAATACACGGTGAACTCTTAAAAGCCATCGTGGATGGTCTTCAGGTCCTTCCTGCTGTAAACTCTGCTTCCCG AACCTCCAAACTGAAGATCCTAGATTTGAGGCATGATGTTGACCGCAGGACCACATGTTTTCAATCCAGGACATCCCCTTTCTGTTTTCAGTCTTGTTCCTATTCTCAGACCTCTGCCCCAAAGAGAGAAGGCCAACGCAGCACTGTAAATGTAGTGCCTGAGGTTGAGTTGTCCAGCTACCCCACTGAATTACTAGTGGACCTTTCCCTGGATGGCACCTTGAGAGCAAGGGAGTTTttgtctttgcttctgagtaaAGTTGAAGAAAGTTCCGGGTCCTTGCACCTCTGCTGTCGAGATCTGCAGATTGATAAACTGTCTGAGTATAAAAATACCCTCAAACTTGTGGATCTGTTGTGTATTGAACACCTGGCAGTTGATCAGGCTTCTCTTGGTGATGTTACAACCCTTTTGTCTCACATGGTCCACTTGGACAGTCTTAGTCTGTCTAAAATCACCCTTAAGTCTTTGAATGGGAAAACATTCAAAAGTTTCCTTACCCAACTTGAGCGGATGAAGAACCTTCAGGAGCTCAGCTTGTCTTTCTTCTGCCTCACAAATCGTCTACACAAATTGCTCAG AGTCCTACCACCTGATTTGGATTTCTTGAATCTGCCTTTCTGTGAGCTTTCTTACAGAGACTTCAGATTTCTTTCCCAGTGTCCTCAGGCAACCCAACTCAAGCTGCTGAATCTCAGTAACAATCCAATATCTTGGGAAGATTGTGAGCCTTTCCAGACCCTTATGGAAAATGTCTCTGGTACCTTAGAGTATCTAGAGATAAATCATTGTCTTATAACAGATTCTACCATAACTTCTCTTATTCCAGCTCTAAGCCACTGTTCCCACCTCCGTGTGCTTAGTTTTGCTTCTAACCCTATTACAATGTCTATGCTCGTGAGGATCCTGCAAAACTTAATACCGCTTATGGAGCTGAAATACGTGGTTTACCCCATCCCTGTGCATTGCTACGAGCGGTGGTATTTTCGGGGTAGTTTAGATCGACAGAAGCTTGCTGATGTGCATGCACAATTGAAGATGATGCTACAGGCAGCACAGCGGACTGACATGACCTTGATCACTATTTTAGAGTGA